The Hymenobacter oligotrophus genome has a window encoding:
- a CDS encoding glycoside hydrolase family 25 protein, with translation MPRTRRPVPVSPRRRPAPKRRAWLPAVLLALLLVLLGSGAFYWHYRRQIHRYARRAWASFTAEQLTGREKTPLLSGYSVHGIDVSSYQGRVDWEEVSRHNVRFAFIKATEGVSLRDRRFQKNWGGAKRAGIVRGAYHYFQPNYDGTDQANLFVRTVPLGTGDLPPVLDVEHPEFHDVAVMRRNVATWLRLVERHYGVRPILYSNYSFYKRYLAGHFDKYPLWLAHYEVERPSLPRDKWIIWQHSDEAYVPGIRGAVDFNVYQGSYEQLLLLRIPPNAAARAN, from the coding sequence ATGCCCCGTACCCGACGTCCTGTGCCTGTTTCGCCCCGGCGCCGCCCGGCTCCGAAGCGCCGCGCGTGGCTGCCGGCCGTGCTGCTTGCGCTGTTGCTGGTGCTGCTGGGCTCGGGCGCGTTTTACTGGCACTACCGCCGCCAGATACACCGCTACGCCCGCCGGGCTTGGGCTTCTTTCACGGCCGAGCAGCTAACGGGCCGCGAAAAAACTCCCTTGCTCTCGGGCTACTCGGTGCACGGCATCGATGTGTCGTCGTACCAGGGGCGCGTTGATTGGGAAGAAGTTTCGCGCCACAACGTGCGGTTTGCGTTCATCAAAGCCACCGAAGGCGTAAGCCTGCGCGACCGGCGCTTCCAAAAAAACTGGGGCGGTGCCAAGCGGGCGGGCATTGTGCGCGGCGCCTACCACTACTTTCAGCCCAACTACGACGGCACCGACCAAGCCAACCTGTTTGTGCGCACCGTGCCCCTAGGTACCGGCGACCTGCCGCCCGTGCTCGACGTGGAGCACCCCGAGTTTCACGACGTGGCCGTGATGCGCCGCAACGTGGCTACGTGGCTGCGCCTGGTGGAGCGGCACTACGGCGTGCGCCCCATTTTGTACTCCAACTACAGTTTTTACAAGCGCTACTTAGCCGGCCACTTCGATAAGTACCCGCTGTGGCTGGCGCACTACGAGGTGGAGCGCCCCTCGCTGCCGCGCGATAAATGGATTATCTGGCAGCACTCCGACGAGGCGTACGTGCCAGGCATCCGCGGCGCCGTCGATTTCAACGTGTACCAAGGCAGCTACGAGCAATTACTATTGCTGCGCATACCCCCAAATGCAGCTGCCCGAGCCAATTAG
- a CDS encoding VOC family protein: MFQGLRTVVYPVGNLARAKEWYSQALGQPPYFDEPFYVGYNVGGYELGLDPDGPVAGQSGPVAYWGVADAAAAYQRLLDLGAHAHEPVRDVGSGVWVGTVQDPFGNLFGIIENPHFSLPA, encoded by the coding sequence ATGTTTCAAGGACTACGCACGGTGGTGTACCCCGTGGGCAACCTGGCCCGGGCCAAAGAATGGTACAGCCAAGCGCTGGGCCAACCGCCTTATTTCGACGAGCCGTTTTATGTGGGATACAACGTGGGCGGCTACGAGCTGGGTCTCGACCCCGACGGCCCCGTGGCCGGCCAATCGGGGCCCGTGGCTTACTGGGGCGTGGCCGATGCTGCCGCGGCCTACCAACGCCTGCTCGACCTAGGTGCCCATGCGCACGAGCCCGTGCGCGACGTCGGCAGCGGCGTTTGGGTGGGCACCGTGCAAGACCCATTCGGCAACTTGTTCGGAATCATTGAGAACCCGCACTTTAGTCTTCCGGCTTAG
- a CDS encoding serine hydrolase domain-containing protein produces MKKWLTVLLGLWSLAAVAQTGVSEPELAQCDAAVQRFLQRWKIPGATVAISRQGKLVYSRGFGHANLERTELMQPSHLLRVASVSKPVTAVAIMKLVEDGQVQLTRKAFGPEGYLNMPYYTGVIEDKRIYDITVQQLLEHTAGWNRNAGVDGFSSSDPIDFPLHVAAAMQVPNPVPDSTLVRYLLSKGLNFTPGSRFAYSNIGYIVLGKIIERVTGQPYEAWVRRHVLEPTGVSEAHLGHNLLADKLEREAEYFSKDLKESCYGTGKRVPYPYGGWNLEAMNAHGGWLFSARDLVRLVLAIDGLPTRPDLLLPATLDTMTTSHEPNRRYAKGWLVNKDRTTWWHTGSLDGTASCVVRTASGYTWAILLNGRSTTNRFWNDLEELGWECINGTATWPIHDLFPPERNARNLRVASLCVGTARLAWHNGNGSARLLVLQEKSPVRDLPQDGTNYVADASFGRGAILGHGSVVAAGPDSTVTVRALQPGKTYYARLVEYHQTAATGQHPVYALEGNPVLEFTMPAAPVVAKSSKAGKAALARAGKARAKRAPQAVRLAAPNFLPTADAESAQPGQPMPVSPATEPQSASYWIRLREMSRGLLKWLGTSS; encoded by the coding sequence GTGAAGAAGTGGCTTACGGTGCTGCTGGGGCTTTGGTCGCTGGCGGCGGTGGCGCAAACAGGGGTTTCGGAGCCGGAGTTGGCGCAGTGCGATGCGGCCGTGCAACGGTTTTTGCAACGTTGGAAAATACCAGGCGCCACGGTGGCCATCAGCCGCCAAGGCAAGCTGGTGTACTCGCGCGGTTTCGGCCACGCCAACCTAGAGCGCACCGAATTAATGCAACCCTCGCACTTGCTGCGGGTGGCCAGCGTGTCGAAACCGGTAACGGCCGTAGCCATCATGAAGCTGGTGGAAGACGGCCAAGTGCAGCTCACGCGCAAGGCCTTTGGCCCCGAGGGCTACCTCAACATGCCCTACTACACCGGCGTAATCGAGGATAAGCGCATTTACGACATTACGGTGCAGCAACTGCTCGAGCACACCGCCGGCTGGAACCGCAACGCCGGCGTCGACGGCTTCAGCAGCTCCGACCCCATTGATTTTCCGCTGCACGTGGCCGCCGCCATGCAGGTGCCCAACCCCGTGCCCGACTCCACGCTGGTGCGCTACCTGCTAAGCAAGGGCCTCAACTTTACGCCCGGCAGCCGCTTTGCCTACTCCAACATCGGCTACATTGTGTTGGGCAAAATCATCGAGCGCGTTACGGGCCAGCCCTACGAGGCGTGGGTGCGCCGCCACGTGCTCGAGCCCACCGGCGTGAGCGAAGCCCACCTGGGCCACAACCTGCTGGCCGACAAGCTGGAGCGCGAGGCCGAGTACTTCAGCAAAGACCTCAAAGAATCGTGCTATGGCACGGGCAAACGCGTGCCCTACCCCTACGGCGGCTGGAACCTCGAGGCCATGAACGCCCACGGCGGCTGGCTGTTTTCGGCCCGCGACCTGGTGCGGCTGGTGCTGGCCATCGACGGCTTGCCTACCCGCCCCGATTTGCTGCTGCCCGCCACCCTCGATACCATGACGACCTCGCACGAGCCCAACCGGCGCTACGCCAAAGGCTGGCTCGTGAACAAGGACCGCACTACGTGGTGGCACACCGGCTCGCTCGATGGCACGGCCAGCTGCGTAGTGCGCACGGCCTCGGGCTACACCTGGGCCATTTTGCTTAACGGCCGCTCCACCACCAACCGCTTCTGGAACGACCTGGAAGAGCTGGGTTGGGAGTGCATCAACGGCACCGCCACTTGGCCGATCCACGATTTGTTTCCGCCGGAGCGGAACGCGCGCAACCTGCGCGTGGCTAGCCTATGTGTCGGCACAGCCCGCTTGGCCTGGCACAACGGCAACGGCAGCGCCCGCCTGCTGGTGCTGCAAGAAAAAAGCCCCGTGCGCGACTTGCCGCAGGACGGCACCAACTACGTAGCCGATGCCTCGTTTGGCCGCGGCGCCATTTTGGGCCACGGCTCGGTGGTGGCCGCCGGCCCCGATAGCACCGTAACGGTGCGCGCCCTGCAGCCCGGCAAAACCTACTACGCCCGCCTGGTGGAGTACCACCAAACCGCGGCCACCGGCCAACACCCCGTGTACGCCCTCGAGGGCAACCCCGTGCTGGAGTTTACCATGCCGGCCGCGCCGGTGGTGGCCAAGAGCAGCAAGGCCGGCAAAGCCGCACTGGCCCGCGCCGGCAAGGCGCGCGCCAAGCGCGCACCCCAAGCTGTGCGCCTCGCTGCGCCCAACTTCCTGCCCACGGCCGATGCCGAAAGCGCCCAACCGGGCCAGCCGATGCCCGTTTCGCCGGCCACCGAGCCCCAGTCAGCTTCTTACTGGATTCGTTTGCGCGAAATGAGCCGCGGTTTGCTGAAATGGTTGGGCACCTCGAGCTAA
- a CDS encoding TCR/Tet family MFS transporter, translating into MADKRKAALGFIFVTLLIDVIGFGIIIPVLPDLIRQLTGGSISEAAQYGGWLVFAFAIMQFLFSPVLGNLSDRYGRRPVLLFSLFGFGLDYLLLVFAPTIAWLFAGRLIAGITGASMTTATAYIADVSPPEERAQNFGMVGAAFGLGFIIGPVLGGVLGELGPRVPFMAAAGLAFLNWLYGYLVLPESLAPENRRPFELRRANPVGSLRQLQRYPVVLGLVGSLVFIYIAAHATQSTWSYYTMEKFGWNKAWVGYSLGAVGLMVALVQGVLIRYINPRLGAARAIYLGMTLYAVGFALFAFATQGWMMFVFLVPYCLGGIAGPALQGLISSQVPANEQGELQGGLTSLVSVTSVIGPPLMTNLFAYFTGPKAPMYFPGAPFLAGAVLTAISVWLARRSLRKNLPQTAVAEPVLVE; encoded by the coding sequence ATGGCCGACAAACGCAAAGCCGCGCTGGGCTTCATCTTCGTTACGCTGCTCATCGATGTCATCGGGTTTGGCATCATCATTCCGGTGCTGCCCGATCTGATTCGGCAGCTCACGGGCGGCAGCATCAGCGAGGCCGCGCAGTACGGCGGCTGGCTGGTGTTTGCGTTTGCCATCATGCAGTTTCTGTTTTCGCCGGTACTGGGCAACCTCTCCGATCGGTACGGCCGGCGGCCGGTGCTGCTGTTTTCGCTGTTCGGCTTCGGGCTCGATTACCTACTGCTGGTGTTTGCGCCCACCATTGCGTGGTTGTTTGCGGGTCGCCTTATCGCAGGGATTACCGGCGCCAGCATGACGACTGCCACCGCCTACATCGCCGACGTGAGCCCGCCCGAGGAGCGGGCGCAAAATTTTGGCATGGTGGGCGCTGCGTTCGGGCTGGGGTTTATCATCGGGCCCGTGCTAGGCGGGGTGCTGGGCGAGCTGGGCCCGCGCGTGCCCTTTATGGCGGCGGCCGGGCTGGCTTTCCTCAACTGGCTCTACGGCTACTTGGTGCTGCCCGAGTCGCTGGCTCCCGAAAACCGCCGGCCCTTTGAGCTGCGGCGGGCCAACCCCGTGGGCTCGTTGCGGCAGCTGCAGCGCTACCCGGTGGTGCTGGGGCTGGTTGGCTCGCTGGTGTTCATCTACATCGCGGCCCACGCCACGCAAAGCACGTGGTCGTACTACACCATGGAGAAATTCGGCTGGAACAAGGCGTGGGTGGGCTACTCCCTAGGTGCCGTGGGGCTGATGGTGGCCTTGGTGCAGGGCGTGCTCATTCGGTACATCAATCCGCGCCTGGGGGCCGCACGCGCCATTTACCTGGGCATGACCTTGTACGCGGTGGGTTTTGCCCTATTTGCGTTTGCCACCCAAGGCTGGATGATGTTCGTGTTTTTGGTGCCGTATTGCCTAGGTGGTATTGCCGGCCCGGCGCTGCAAGGGCTGATTTCGTCGCAGGTACCCGCCAACGAACAGGGCGAGCTGCAAGGCGGCCTCACCAGTTTGGTAAGCGTTACCTCGGTGATAGGCCCGCCCCTGATGACCAACTTGTTTGCATATTTCACGGGGCCCAAAGCACCGATGTACTTCCCGGGTGCGCCCTTCCTGGCCGGGGCGGTGCTCACGGCCATTAGCGTATGGCTGGCCAGGCGCTCATTGCGCAAAAACCTACCGCAAACCGCAGTCGCGGAGCCCGTGCTGGTTGAGTAG
- a CDS encoding ZIP family metal transporter, giving the protein MLVALLLLFGTVLGAGWLTRFVPTSHTTWLRPLLAFSGAYLVTLTLTHLLPEAIALDGSAHRVGYFLLAGFFGQLVLELFSQGVEHGHQHVHAEHAHAGVPFLLLGSLTLHGFLEGSILVRQPQSEVPGGFYAVLAGVALHHIPAAFALMAVLVTRLGSFGRALPWLMLFAAAAPLGVLWSHYSGLNPAEQGGWYPALLGLVSGNFLHVSTTILFEVSPEHKINVRKLLATLLGAALALVVNGH; this is encoded by the coding sequence ATGCTCGTAGCTCTTTTGCTGCTGTTCGGAACGGTGCTTGGCGCCGGCTGGCTTACGCGCTTTGTGCCCACCAGCCACACCACCTGGCTTCGTCCGTTGCTGGCGTTCAGCGGGGCTTACCTGGTTACGCTCACGCTCACGCACTTGCTGCCCGAGGCCATTGCCCTCGATGGCTCGGCGCACCGCGTGGGGTATTTTTTGCTAGCCGGGTTTTTCGGCCAACTGGTACTTGAGTTGTTTTCGCAGGGCGTAGAGCATGGCCACCAGCACGTGCACGCCGAGCACGCGCATGCGGGCGTGCCCTTTCTGCTGCTTGGCTCGCTTACGCTACACGGATTTTTGGAAGGCAGCATTTTGGTGCGCCAGCCCCAGAGCGAGGTGCCGGGCGGGTTTTATGCCGTGTTGGCCGGCGTGGCGCTGCACCACATTCCGGCGGCATTTGCCCTGATGGCCGTGTTGGTAACCCGCCTGGGCAGCTTTGGGCGCGCCTTGCCTTGGCTGATGCTGTTTGCGGCCGCCGCGCCCCTGGGTGTACTCTGGAGCCACTACAGCGGCCTGAACCCCGCCGAGCAAGGCGGCTGGTACCCGGCACTGCTGGGCCTGGTAAGCGGCAACTTTTTGCACGTGTCCACCACCATTCTGTTTGAAGTAAGCCCCGAGCACAAGATTAACGTGCGCAAGCTGCTGGCGACGCTCCTAGGTGCCGCGCTGGCGCTGGTGGTGAATGGGCATTGA
- a CDS encoding DUF6799 domain-containing protein, whose translation MKIISSLLVLGALALTLSAQAQTRPAPRKAATPPPRPVLKNAGVKDGVLMKQGKVMITENGFTSELTAPNIKSFPNGTKVQADGVVVLADGNTSQLQEGDYMSLSGRLTTARMKAEQDSLMQAVKGGQSGKAKMKSKRKG comes from the coding sequence ATGAAAATCATTTCCTCGCTCCTAGTCCTAGGTGCCTTGGCCCTCACGCTGTCGGCCCAGGCCCAAACGCGTCCGGCGCCCCGCAAAGCCGCCACGCCGCCCCCGCGCCCTGTACTGAAGAACGCCGGCGTGAAAGACGGTGTGCTGATGAAGCAGGGCAAAGTAATGATAACCGAAAACGGCTTCACCTCGGAGCTGACGGCGCCCAACATCAAGAGCTTCCCGAACGGCACCAAAGTGCAAGCCGATGGCGTGGTGGTGCTGGCCGATGGCAACACCTCGCAATTGCAGGAAGGCGACTACATGTCGTTGAGCGGCCGCCTGACTACCGCCCGCATGAAAGCCGAGCAAGACAGCTTGATGCAAGCCGTGAAGGGCGGCCAATCGGGCAAAGCCAAGATGAAATCGAAGCGCAAGGGCTAA
- a CDS encoding pirin family protein — translation MRTIKQQHRALSAPINDLITYRALPTQSVEHLDPFLFLNHHGPQTYAPHNRGLPFGPHPHRGFETVTFILEGDIMHKDTGGHESVINAGGIQWMTAGSGLIHAEVSSEEFKRQGGPLEILQLWVNLPAKHKMTAPRYIGLQAPDIPQARLDEGRVRLHAVSGEWAGTAGAVQPLAPIALAWAELRTGGQLNLPITAEHTIFFYTVRGKLRVNGHETEALRLVEFNHDGDKLQLEALTDAVVLLGHAQPFREPIVAYGPFVMNTPEEIEQAYHDYQAGKFGHWRG, via the coding sequence ATGCGCACCATTAAGCAGCAGCACCGCGCCCTGAGCGCCCCCATCAACGACCTGATTACCTACCGGGCCTTGCCCACGCAGTCGGTCGAGCACCTCGATCCGTTTCTGTTTCTGAACCACCACGGGCCGCAAACCTACGCGCCCCACAACCGCGGCTTGCCGTTTGGGCCGCACCCCCACCGTGGCTTCGAAACGGTGACGTTTATTCTGGAAGGCGACATCATGCACAAGGATACCGGCGGGCACGAAAGCGTGATTAACGCGGGCGGCATTCAGTGGATGACAGCGGGCTCGGGGCTGATTCACGCCGAGGTTTCGTCGGAGGAGTTCAAACGACAGGGCGGCCCGCTCGAAATTCTGCAGCTGTGGGTAAACCTGCCGGCCAAGCACAAAATGACGGCGCCGCGCTACATCGGCCTGCAAGCCCCCGACATTCCGCAGGCCAGGCTCGACGAAGGCCGCGTGAGGCTGCACGCCGTTTCGGGCGAGTGGGCCGGCACCGCTGGCGCTGTGCAGCCGCTGGCGCCCATTGCCTTGGCCTGGGCCGAGCTGCGCACCGGCGGTCAGCTAAACTTGCCCATTACGGCCGAGCACACCATTTTCTTTTACACCGTGCGCGGCAAGCTGCGCGTGAACGGGCACGAAACCGAAGCCCTGCGCCTCGTGGAGTTCAACCACGACGGCGACAAGCTGCAGCTGGAGGCGCTTACCGATGCCGTGGTGCTGTTGGGGCACGCCCAGCCTTTCCGCGAGCCTATTGTGGCCTACGGGCCATTTGTGATGAATACGCCGGAGGAAATTGAGCAAGCTTACCACGATTACCAGGCCGGTAAATTTGGACACTGGCGTGGCTAG
- a CDS encoding GNAT family N-acetyltransferase, translated as MLYLRRATTADLPAILRIVRRVVPLMQAAGNFQWEADYPNEAVFRVDIEREQLWVAELEGQVAGVAALTTDQDPEYAQADWDAAEPAVVTHRLAVDPEVQGRGVAAALLQQAEQLAAEWGLRSLRVNTNSENKATQQLFPKLGYRFAGEITLAFRPGLRFYCYEKRLDAAGR; from the coding sequence ATGCTGTACCTGCGCCGCGCCACCACTGCCGATTTGCCTGCCATCCTGCGCATTGTGCGCCGTGTGGTACCGCTGATGCAGGCGGCCGGTAACTTTCAGTGGGAAGCCGATTACCCCAACGAAGCCGTGTTTCGGGTCGATATCGAACGGGAACAATTGTGGGTGGCCGAGCTCGAAGGACAAGTAGCCGGCGTGGCGGCCCTCACCACCGACCAAGACCCCGAATACGCCCAAGCCGATTGGGACGCGGCCGAGCCGGCCGTGGTTACGCACCGCCTGGCCGTCGACCCGGAGGTGCAAGGTAGGGGCGTGGCGGCGGCTTTGTTGCAGCAAGCCGAGCAATTGGCCGCTGAGTGGGGGCTACGCAGCCTGCGCGTCAATACCAACTCGGAAAATAAGGCCACGCAACAGCTTTTCCCGAAGCTGGGTTACCGGTTTGCCGGCGAAATCACGCTGGCTTTCCGGCCGGGCCTGCGCTTCTACTGCTACGAAAAGCGCCTTGACGCCGCAGGGCGCTAA
- a CDS encoding septal ring lytic transglycosylase RlpA family protein has translation MVSAISRSFFLLALGASLLTSCAGSKAYTETGKASYYADKFNGRKTASGVPYRPGKRTAAHKTLPFGTVVRVTNQQNGRSVKVTINDRGPHVKGRVIDLSKKAARKIGVDKAGVAPVQVRVVRQASAAR, from the coding sequence ATGGTATCTGCAATTTCGCGTTCGTTTTTTCTTTTGGCCCTAGGTGCCAGCCTGCTTACCAGCTGCGCCGGCAGCAAGGCCTACACCGAAACCGGCAAAGCCTCGTACTACGCCGATAAGTTTAACGGGCGCAAAACCGCCAGTGGGGTGCCGTACCGCCCCGGCAAACGCACGGCTGCGCACAAAACCTTGCCTTTTGGCACGGTGGTGCGCGTTACCAACCAGCAAAACGGCCGCTCCGTAAAGGTCACCATCAACGACCGGGGCCCGCACGTAAAGGGCCGCGTCATCGACCTTTCAAAAAAAGCCGCTCGCAAAATTGGCGTCGACAAAGCCGGCGTGGCGCCCGTGCAGGTGCGCGTGGTGCGCCAAGCCAGCGCCGCCCGCTAG
- a CDS encoding SUKH-3 domain-containing protein encodes MISFSDEVLQLLQEAGWYKGRSVDTNRYAAATRANNCAWQEPAQRFLAEFGGLLLRFLRRDGSVTTLHFNVSQALATHNSSQVFTDCMARLGSEGLTVIGQAYAEDLVLLMDGEGRVYGGGCDDCLYLIAHSGEEAIETICLDLAFEVV; translated from the coding sequence ATGATTAGCTTTTCGGACGAGGTTCTGCAACTGCTGCAAGAAGCAGGATGGTACAAAGGCAGAAGCGTGGATACGAACCGTTATGCGGCTGCCACCCGGGCCAACAATTGCGCTTGGCAAGAGCCAGCGCAGCGTTTTTTGGCTGAGTTTGGAGGCTTGCTGCTGCGTTTTTTGCGCCGCGACGGCAGCGTTACCACCTTGCACTTCAACGTGTCGCAGGCGTTGGCCACCCACAACAGCTCGCAGGTGTTCACCGATTGCATGGCGCGCCTAGGTTCGGAGGGCCTCACGGTGATTGGGCAGGCTTACGCCGAAGACCTGGTGCTGCTGATGGACGGCGAAGGCCGCGTGTACGGCGGCGGCTGCGACGACTGCCTGTACCTAATTGCCCACAGCGGCGAAGAGGCCATCGAAACGATTTGCCTCGATTTGGCCTTCGAAGTGGTTTAG
- a CDS encoding DnaJ C-terminal domain-containing protein has product MEYKDYYQILGVEKNATKDQIKKAYRKLARQYHPDVNPNNAEAERKFKEVNEANEVLSDDEKRRKYDQLGADWQRYQQAGGRGGFGGQGGFDWSQYASQGGGFGGFGGAHDFADAGDFSDFFSSFFGGMGGGHGRTHSARPAAGHDLQAEMELTLEEAYHGGPRTVVLGERKLRINIKPGVEDGQTIRLRDQGAPGRHGGPNGSLLITFRIQPDARYVRTGPDLTLDVPVSLYKALLGGEQVVETLGGPVKVKIKPETANGTRLRLRGKGFPVYGHVGQHGDLYLRLQVQLPQQLSTQEQELFRQLAQLRGEAVDQPS; this is encoded by the coding sequence ATGGAATACAAAGACTACTACCAGATTTTGGGCGTTGAGAAGAACGCGACCAAAGACCAGATCAAGAAGGCGTACCGCAAGCTGGCGCGCCAGTACCACCCCGATGTGAACCCCAACAACGCCGAAGCCGAGCGAAAGTTCAAGGAGGTGAATGAAGCCAATGAAGTACTCAGCGACGACGAAAAGCGCCGGAAGTACGACCAACTGGGCGCCGATTGGCAGCGCTACCAGCAAGCGGGCGGCCGCGGCGGCTTTGGTGGGCAAGGCGGCTTCGATTGGTCGCAGTACGCCAGCCAGGGCGGCGGGTTTGGGGGCTTTGGCGGCGCCCACGACTTTGCCGATGCCGGCGACTTTTCCGACTTCTTCAGTTCTTTTTTCGGGGGGATGGGCGGCGGCCACGGACGCACCCATTCCGCGCGCCCCGCAGCCGGCCACGATTTGCAAGCCGAAATGGAGCTGACGCTCGAAGAAGCCTACCACGGCGGCCCGCGCACCGTGGTGCTGGGCGAGCGAAAGCTGCGCATCAACATCAAGCCCGGCGTGGAGGACGGCCAAACCATTCGGCTGCGCGACCAGGGCGCGCCCGGCCGCCACGGCGGGCCCAACGGCTCCTTGCTCATCACCTTCCGCATTCAGCCCGATGCGCGCTACGTACGCACCGGCCCCGACCTAACCCTTGACGTGCCCGTGAGCCTGTACAAAGCCCTACTCGGCGGCGAGCAAGTGGTAGAGACCCTAGGCGGCCCCGTGAAAGTGAAGATCAAGCCCGAAACGGCCAACGGCACCCGCCTGCGTTTGCGGGGCAAAGGTTTTCCGGTGTACGGCCACGTCGGCCAACACGGCGACTTGTACCTGCGCCTGCAAGTGCAGCTGCCGCAGCAGCTCTCGACGCAAGAGCAGGAGTTGTTTCGGCAGCTGGCCCAGCTGCGTGGCGAGGCCGTGGACCAACCTTCCTGA
- a CDS encoding Hsp20/alpha crystallin family protein, with product MAIQRYSDSFGDMTPQSFSSMLDRFFSDSLNTRGRLSAFVPHVDAYETERGYEIEASLPGMKREDIRVEFQQGRLSISGERRMQNERNDRRYHLMESQYGSFQRTFQLPDVANGQGIEATFEDGVLRISVPKDQQKTMRHRVEIRGGQQQQNNLQTGQVSGRMGQQAADIRVEEGHSQGQGAQQAQPSRAYEGATAAAGTSPSGSAPQTPSMSSQGSNSGSWTNASSAADSYGDGHPDDGAGSMRGSGVGS from the coding sequence ATGGCTATACAACGTTATTCCGACTCGTTCGGCGACATGACGCCGCAGAGCTTCTCGTCGATGCTGGATCGTTTCTTCAGCGACTCGCTGAACACGCGCGGCCGCCTCAGCGCGTTTGTGCCGCACGTGGATGCGTACGAAACTGAGCGTGGCTACGAAATCGAGGCCTCGCTGCCGGGCATGAAGCGCGAAGACATCAGGGTTGAGTTTCAGCAGGGCCGGTTGTCGATTTCGGGCGAGCGGCGCATGCAAAACGAGCGCAACGACCGCCGCTACCACCTGATGGAAAGCCAATACGGCTCGTTTCAGCGCACGTTTCAGCTGCCCGATGTAGCCAATGGCCAAGGCATCGAAGCAACTTTTGAAGACGGTGTGCTGCGCATCAGCGTGCCCAAGGACCAGCAGAAAACCATGCGCCACCGGGTCGAAATTCGCGGGGGCCAGCAGCAGCAAAACAACCTGCAAACCGGCCAGGTGTCGGGCCGCATGGGCCAGCAAGCCGCCGATATTCGGGTGGAAGAAGGCCACAGCCAAGGCCAAGGCGCGCAGCAAGCGCAACCCAGCCGCGCGTACGAAGGTGCTACGGCCGCTGCGGGCACAAGCCCCAGCGGCAGCGCGCCGCAAACCCCCAGCATGAGCAGCCAGGGCAGCAACTCTGGCTCCTGGACCAACGCCAGCTCGGCCGCGGATAGCTACGGCGACGGCCACCCCGACGACGGCGCCGGCTCGATGCGCGGCTCGGGCGTGGGCTCTTGA
- a CDS encoding Hsp20/alpha crystallin family protein, with the protein MKLISQQFLHNIAPQLDLLNTLGGGVAQAQVSMHKREQGVVIRVSAPSVQPDTFRLVLNDNTLSVFAEYRHHPDDKLAAPLFVQVFDLPDTLDVARIDAVHHNGELRVRIPYQDPANRYREINIKRR; encoded by the coding sequence ATGAAGCTCATAAGCCAACAATTTCTGCACAACATAGCCCCCCAGCTCGACCTGCTTAATACCCTGGGCGGTGGGGTAGCGCAGGCGCAGGTAAGCATGCACAAGCGCGAGCAGGGCGTGGTTATTCGGGTGTCGGCTCCGAGCGTACAACCCGATACGTTCCGCCTGGTGCTCAACGACAATACCCTGAGCGTATTTGCCGAGTACCGCCACCACCCCGACGACAAGCTGGCCGCGCCGCTGTTCGTGCAGGTGTTCGATTTGCCCGATACCCTCGATGTTGCCCGCATCGACGCGGTGCACCACAACGGCGAGTTGCGCGTGCGCATCCCGTACCAGGACCCCGCCAACCGCTACCGCGAAATCAACATCAAGCGCCGCTAA